From the genome of Miscanthus floridulus cultivar M001 chromosome 10, ASM1932011v1, whole genome shotgun sequence, one region includes:
- the LOC136486805 gene encoding bifunctional dihydrofolate reductase-thymidylate synthase-like isoform X1 — MLVAEVLRAGAYISRFSRHARRVARFPSTACSPISQFRKPQFLYRSTKSRPYHFSQSRLMAMAVAPANGDSQNGPQRNYQVVVAATRDMGIGKDGVLPWKLLGDLKFFKELTLTTSDPAKKNAVIMGRKTWESIPVKSRPLPGRLNVILTRSGSFDFATVENVVICGSMKSALELLASTPYCLSIEKVFVVGGGQVLREYLNGPACEAIHLTDIQSSIECDTFIPPVDFSVFQPWYSSFPVVESNIRHSFVTFVRVRKSVAETHESNGKESTEVDTKNDKFEIENFSFLPKMVYDRHEEYQYLNLVEDIIRSGAQKNDRTGTGTLSKFGCQMRFSLRKNFPLLTTKQRVFWRGVVEELLWFISGSTNAKVLQEKGIHIWDGNASREYLDSVGLAHREEGDLGPVYGFQWRHFGAEYTDMHADYTGKGFDQLMDVIDKIKNNPDDRRIILSAWNPSDLKKMALPPCHMFAQFYVENGELSCQMYQRSADMGLGVPFNIASYSLLTYMIAQVCDLSPGDFVHVIGDAHVYRTHVRALEEQIQKMPKPFPILKINPSKKDIDSFMASDFKLIGYDPHQKIEMKMAV; from the exons ATGTTAGTTGCAGAGGTGCTCAGAGCTGGAGCGTACATCTCTAGGTTTTCTCGACATGCACGCAGA GTTGCAAGATTTCCCAGCACCGCTTGCTCACCCATTTCTCAATTTAGAAAACCTCAGTTTCTGTACCGGAGCACCAAATCAAGACCATACCACTTTAGTCAGTCCCGACTGATGGCAATGGCTGTAGCTCCGGCCAATGGTGATTCACAGAATGGTCCTCAGAGGAACTATCAGGTTGTTGTTGCTGCCACTCGTGACATGGGCATTGGGAAGGATGGGGTCTTGCCATGGAAGCTTCTTGGTGATCTTAAATTCTTCAAAGAGCTTACATTAACTACATCTGATCCTGCCAAGAAGAATGCAGTTATAATGGGAAGGAAAACATGGGAGAGCATTCCTGTTAAGTCAAGGCCATTGCCTGGTCGTTTGAATGTCATACTTACTCGATCTGGTAGTTTTGATTTTGCAACAGTAGAGAATGTTGTTATATGTGGAAGTATGAAGTCTGCCTTAGAACTGCTAGCATCAACTCCATACTGCTTGTCAATTGAGAAAGTTTTTGTTGTAGGAGGTGGGCAGGTACTGAG AGAGTATCTTAATGGACCTGCATGTGAGGCTATCCATCTAACTGACATTCAGTCGAGCATTGAGTGTGACACTTTCATTCCTCCAGTTGACTTCTCAGTGTTCCAGCCATGGTATTCATCTTTCCCAGTGGTCGAGAGCAACATCAGGCATTCTTTTGTGACTTTTGTTCGTGTTAGAAAGTCAGTGGCAGAAACTCATGAGTCAAATGGCAAGGAATCAACTGAGGTTGATACCAAgaatgacaaatttgaaatagAGAATTTCTCTTTTCTCCCCAAGATGGTATATGACCGCCATGAGGAGTATCAATATCTCAATCTTGTTGAAGATATTATAAGGTCTGGTGCTCAGAAAAATGACAGGACAGGAACTGGAACACTGTCAAAATTTGGGTGTCAG ATGCGGTTCAGCTTAAGGAAAAATTTTCCTCTACTGACAACAAAG CAGAGGGTATTTTGGCGTGGTGTTGTCGAAGAACTCCTTTGGTTCATCAGTGGCTCAACAAATGCAAAG GTTTTGCAAGAGAAGGGTATTCATATCTGGGATGGCAATGCTTCAAGAGAATATCTTGACAG TGTTGGCTTGGCACACAGGGAGGAAGGTGATCTAGGTCCAGTTTATGGATTTCAATGGCGTCACTTTGGTGCTGA ATACACTGACATGCATGCTGACTATACTGGAAAAGGTTTTGATCAGCTAATGGATGTGATTGACAAGATCAAGAATAATCCTGACGACCGCCGAATAATTTTGTCGGCATGGAATCCTTCAGATCTCAAGAAGATGGCTCTTCCTCCTTGCCACATGTTTGCACAA TTTTATGTGGAAAATGGGGAGCTGTCCTGCCAGATGTATCAACGCTCTGCAGACATGGGGCTTGGTGTTCCATTCAACATTGCATCATATTCTCTTCTGACATACATGATCGCTCAAGTTTGTG ATCTTTCTCCTGGAGATTTTGTCCATGTTATAGGGGATGCTCATGTCTATAGAACTCATGTTCGAGCTCTGGAGGAGCAAATTCAGAAGATGCCTAAACCATTTCCA ATATTGAAGATAAATCCTTCAAAAAAGGATATAGATTCTTTCATGGCATCAGACTTCAAGCTGATTGGCTATGATCCTCACCAGAAGATAGAGATGAAAATGGCAGTGTAA
- the LOC136486805 gene encoding bifunctional dihydrofolate reductase-thymidylate synthase-like isoform X2, with protein MLVAEVLRAGAYISRFSRHARRVARFPSTACSPISQFRKPQFLYRSTKSRPYHFSQSRLMAMAVAPANGDSQNGPQRNYQVVVAATRDMGIGKDGVLPWKLLGDLKFFKELTLTTSDPAKKNAVIMGRKTWESIPVKSRPLPGRLNVILTRSGSFDFATVENVVICGSMKSALELLASTPYCLSIEKVFVVGGGQVLREYLNGPACEAIHLTDIQSSIECDTFIPPVDFSVFQPWYSSFPVVESNIRHSFVTFVRVRKSVAETHESNGKESTEVDTKNDKFEIENFSFLPKMVYDRHEEYQYLNLVEDIIRSGAQKNDRTGTGTLSKFGCQMRFSLRKNFPLLTTKRVFWRGVVEELLWFISGSTNAKVLQEKGIHIWDGNASREYLDSVGLAHREEGDLGPVYGFQWRHFGAEYTDMHADYTGKGFDQLMDVIDKIKNNPDDRRIILSAWNPSDLKKMALPPCHMFAQFYVENGELSCQMYQRSADMGLGVPFNIASYSLLTYMIAQVCDLSPGDFVHVIGDAHVYRTHVRALEEQIQKMPKPFPILKINPSKKDIDSFMASDFKLIGYDPHQKIEMKMAV; from the exons ATGTTAGTTGCAGAGGTGCTCAGAGCTGGAGCGTACATCTCTAGGTTTTCTCGACATGCACGCAGA GTTGCAAGATTTCCCAGCACCGCTTGCTCACCCATTTCTCAATTTAGAAAACCTCAGTTTCTGTACCGGAGCACCAAATCAAGACCATACCACTTTAGTCAGTCCCGACTGATGGCAATGGCTGTAGCTCCGGCCAATGGTGATTCACAGAATGGTCCTCAGAGGAACTATCAGGTTGTTGTTGCTGCCACTCGTGACATGGGCATTGGGAAGGATGGGGTCTTGCCATGGAAGCTTCTTGGTGATCTTAAATTCTTCAAAGAGCTTACATTAACTACATCTGATCCTGCCAAGAAGAATGCAGTTATAATGGGAAGGAAAACATGGGAGAGCATTCCTGTTAAGTCAAGGCCATTGCCTGGTCGTTTGAATGTCATACTTACTCGATCTGGTAGTTTTGATTTTGCAACAGTAGAGAATGTTGTTATATGTGGAAGTATGAAGTCTGCCTTAGAACTGCTAGCATCAACTCCATACTGCTTGTCAATTGAGAAAGTTTTTGTTGTAGGAGGTGGGCAGGTACTGAG AGAGTATCTTAATGGACCTGCATGTGAGGCTATCCATCTAACTGACATTCAGTCGAGCATTGAGTGTGACACTTTCATTCCTCCAGTTGACTTCTCAGTGTTCCAGCCATGGTATTCATCTTTCCCAGTGGTCGAGAGCAACATCAGGCATTCTTTTGTGACTTTTGTTCGTGTTAGAAAGTCAGTGGCAGAAACTCATGAGTCAAATGGCAAGGAATCAACTGAGGTTGATACCAAgaatgacaaatttgaaatagAGAATTTCTCTTTTCTCCCCAAGATGGTATATGACCGCCATGAGGAGTATCAATATCTCAATCTTGTTGAAGATATTATAAGGTCTGGTGCTCAGAAAAATGACAGGACAGGAACTGGAACACTGTCAAAATTTGGGTGTCAG ATGCGGTTCAGCTTAAGGAAAAATTTTCCTCTACTGACAACAAAG AGGGTATTTTGGCGTGGTGTTGTCGAAGAACTCCTTTGGTTCATCAGTGGCTCAACAAATGCAAAG GTTTTGCAAGAGAAGGGTATTCATATCTGGGATGGCAATGCTTCAAGAGAATATCTTGACAG TGTTGGCTTGGCACACAGGGAGGAAGGTGATCTAGGTCCAGTTTATGGATTTCAATGGCGTCACTTTGGTGCTGA ATACACTGACATGCATGCTGACTATACTGGAAAAGGTTTTGATCAGCTAATGGATGTGATTGACAAGATCAAGAATAATCCTGACGACCGCCGAATAATTTTGTCGGCATGGAATCCTTCAGATCTCAAGAAGATGGCTCTTCCTCCTTGCCACATGTTTGCACAA TTTTATGTGGAAAATGGGGAGCTGTCCTGCCAGATGTATCAACGCTCTGCAGACATGGGGCTTGGTGTTCCATTCAACATTGCATCATATTCTCTTCTGACATACATGATCGCTCAAGTTTGTG ATCTTTCTCCTGGAGATTTTGTCCATGTTATAGGGGATGCTCATGTCTATAGAACTCATGTTCGAGCTCTGGAGGAGCAAATTCAGAAGATGCCTAAACCATTTCCA ATATTGAAGATAAATCCTTCAAAAAAGGATATAGATTCTTTCATGGCATCAGACTTCAAGCTGATTGGCTATGATCCTCACCAGAAGATAGAGATGAAAATGGCAGTGTAA
- the LOC136486805 gene encoding bifunctional dihydrofolate reductase-thymidylate synthase-like isoform X3: MAMAVAPANGDSQNGPQRNYQVVVAATRDMGIGKDGVLPWKLLGDLKFFKELTLTTSDPAKKNAVIMGRKTWESIPVKSRPLPGRLNVILTRSGSFDFATVENVVICGSMKSALELLASTPYCLSIEKVFVVGGGQVLREYLNGPACEAIHLTDIQSSIECDTFIPPVDFSVFQPWYSSFPVVESNIRHSFVTFVRVRKSVAETHESNGKESTEVDTKNDKFEIENFSFLPKMVYDRHEEYQYLNLVEDIIRSGAQKNDRTGTGTLSKFGCQMRFSLRKNFPLLTTKQRVFWRGVVEELLWFISGSTNAKVLQEKGIHIWDGNASREYLDSVGLAHREEGDLGPVYGFQWRHFGAEYTDMHADYTGKGFDQLMDVIDKIKNNPDDRRIILSAWNPSDLKKMALPPCHMFAQFYVENGELSCQMYQRSADMGLGVPFNIASYSLLTYMIAQVCDLSPGDFVHVIGDAHVYRTHVRALEEQIQKMPKPFPILKINPSKKDIDSFMASDFKLIGYDPHQKIEMKMAV, from the exons ATGGCAATGGCTGTAGCTCCGGCCAATGGTGATTCACAGAATGGTCCTCAGAGGAACTATCAGGTTGTTGTTGCTGCCACTCGTGACATGGGCATTGGGAAGGATGGGGTCTTGCCATGGAAGCTTCTTGGTGATCTTAAATTCTTCAAAGAGCTTACATTAACTACATCTGATCCTGCCAAGAAGAATGCAGTTATAATGGGAAGGAAAACATGGGAGAGCATTCCTGTTAAGTCAAGGCCATTGCCTGGTCGTTTGAATGTCATACTTACTCGATCTGGTAGTTTTGATTTTGCAACAGTAGAGAATGTTGTTATATGTGGAAGTATGAAGTCTGCCTTAGAACTGCTAGCATCAACTCCATACTGCTTGTCAATTGAGAAAGTTTTTGTTGTAGGAGGTGGGCAGGTACTGAG AGAGTATCTTAATGGACCTGCATGTGAGGCTATCCATCTAACTGACATTCAGTCGAGCATTGAGTGTGACACTTTCATTCCTCCAGTTGACTTCTCAGTGTTCCAGCCATGGTATTCATCTTTCCCAGTGGTCGAGAGCAACATCAGGCATTCTTTTGTGACTTTTGTTCGTGTTAGAAAGTCAGTGGCAGAAACTCATGAGTCAAATGGCAAGGAATCAACTGAGGTTGATACCAAgaatgacaaatttgaaatagAGAATTTCTCTTTTCTCCCCAAGATGGTATATGACCGCCATGAGGAGTATCAATATCTCAATCTTGTTGAAGATATTATAAGGTCTGGTGCTCAGAAAAATGACAGGACAGGAACTGGAACACTGTCAAAATTTGGGTGTCAG ATGCGGTTCAGCTTAAGGAAAAATTTTCCTCTACTGACAACAAAG CAGAGGGTATTTTGGCGTGGTGTTGTCGAAGAACTCCTTTGGTTCATCAGTGGCTCAACAAATGCAAAG GTTTTGCAAGAGAAGGGTATTCATATCTGGGATGGCAATGCTTCAAGAGAATATCTTGACAG TGTTGGCTTGGCACACAGGGAGGAAGGTGATCTAGGTCCAGTTTATGGATTTCAATGGCGTCACTTTGGTGCTGA ATACACTGACATGCATGCTGACTATACTGGAAAAGGTTTTGATCAGCTAATGGATGTGATTGACAAGATCAAGAATAATCCTGACGACCGCCGAATAATTTTGTCGGCATGGAATCCTTCAGATCTCAAGAAGATGGCTCTTCCTCCTTGCCACATGTTTGCACAA TTTTATGTGGAAAATGGGGAGCTGTCCTGCCAGATGTATCAACGCTCTGCAGACATGGGGCTTGGTGTTCCATTCAACATTGCATCATATTCTCTTCTGACATACATGATCGCTCAAGTTTGTG ATCTTTCTCCTGGAGATTTTGTCCATGTTATAGGGGATGCTCATGTCTATAGAACTCATGTTCGAGCTCTGGAGGAGCAAATTCAGAAGATGCCTAAACCATTTCCA ATATTGAAGATAAATCCTTCAAAAAAGGATATAGATTCTTTCATGGCATCAGACTTCAAGCTGATTGGCTATGATCCTCACCAGAAGATAGAGATGAAAATGGCAGTGTAA